In Archangium violaceum, the following are encoded in one genomic region:
- a CDS encoding indole-3-glycerol phosphate synthase TrpC: protein MSKPTSPGTPPSPNTPTSPLPPGEGRGEGTSGPESDKLAAIFARKRRELAARKRLVANTPRPPSRDFAAALTRHRPDLPVNVIAEVKRRSPSGGNFPHQDLVAVARAYEAAGASAISVLTDDVDFGGCLDDLLQVRAAISLPVLRKDFLVAPQEVEESAAMGADAVLLIADALEDGPLAEMVAAAKACRVAALVEAHTQEHAERALKAGAELVGINNRNLATLRTDVSTALRVIPTLRSRAKALVAESGLKTREDFAAARAAGADAVLVGESLLRDAEPGRALARLLAGAP from the coding sequence ATGAGCAAGCCCACTTCCCCTGGCACGCCCCCTTCCCCTAACACGCCCACTTCCCCTCTCCCTCCGGGAGAGGGACGGGGTGAGGGTACCTCGGGCCCCGAGTCCGACAAGCTGGCCGCCATCTTCGCGCGCAAGCGCCGGGAGCTCGCCGCGCGCAAGCGCCTGGTGGCCAACACGCCCCGTCCGCCGTCCCGAGACTTCGCGGCGGCCCTCACCCGGCACCGGCCCGACCTGCCAGTCAACGTCATCGCCGAGGTGAAACGCCGCAGCCCCTCGGGCGGCAACTTCCCGCACCAGGACCTGGTGGCGGTGGCGAGGGCGTACGAGGCGGCCGGAGCGAGCGCCATCAGCGTGCTCACCGACGACGTGGACTTCGGGGGCTGCCTCGACGATCTGCTCCAGGTGCGAGCGGCCATCTCGTTGCCAGTCCTGCGCAAGGACTTCCTGGTGGCCCCGCAGGAGGTGGAGGAGAGCGCGGCCATGGGCGCGGACGCGGTGCTGCTCATCGCGGACGCGCTGGAGGACGGGCCGCTGGCGGAGATGGTGGCCGCGGCGAAGGCGTGCCGGGTGGCGGCGCTGGTGGAGGCCCACACGCAGGAGCACGCCGAGCGCGCGCTGAAGGCGGGCGCGGAGCTGGTGGGCATCAACAACCGGAACCTCGCCACGCTGCGCACGGACGTCTCCACGGCGCTCCGGGTGATTCCCACGCTGCGCAGCCGGGCGAAGGCGCTGGTGGCGGAGAGCGGCCTCAAGACACGCGAGGACTTCGCGGCGGCACGGGCCGCGGGAGCCGACGCGGTGCTGGTGGGCGAGTCCCTGCTGCGCGACGCCGAGCCGGGCCGGGCCCTGGCGCGGCTGCTCGCGGGTGCGCCGTGA
- the trpD gene encoding anthranilate phosphoribosyltransferase, with product MTLKEALSRVVGRRDLTREEMVQIMGLMLAGEATPAQVGAFAVALRMKGETEEEILGAAEAMRACATRIHPRAEVVLDTCGTGGDGAHTFNISTAVAFVAAGAGVTVAKHGNRAVSSRCGSSDVLAALGVGMDRTHEQVTRDVDEHGVGFLFAPSHHSALRHVAPARREIGLHTVFNLLGPLTNPAGARYQLLGTFAGERLEQTARVLSRLGSKRAWVVHGQDGLDEISPCTTTDVAELREDGSVRRFSLTPEDAGLERVPPEAIVGGDVEDNARRFKALLAGERSGVRTAVLLNAAAALVVVGRATNLKEGVQQAVEAIDSGTAAAKLQALVKGGTT from the coding sequence ATGACGCTCAAGGAAGCGCTGAGCAGGGTGGTGGGCCGGCGCGATCTGACTCGCGAGGAGATGGTCCAGATCATGGGCCTGATGCTCGCGGGAGAGGCGACGCCTGCCCAGGTGGGCGCCTTCGCGGTCGCGTTGCGCATGAAGGGAGAGACCGAGGAGGAGATCCTCGGCGCGGCGGAGGCCATGCGGGCCTGCGCCACGCGCATCCATCCCAGGGCCGAGGTGGTGCTGGACACCTGCGGCACCGGTGGCGATGGGGCGCACACCTTCAACATCTCCACGGCCGTGGCCTTCGTGGCCGCGGGCGCGGGGGTGACGGTGGCCAAGCATGGCAACCGCGCGGTGTCCTCGCGGTGCGGCAGCTCGGACGTGCTGGCCGCGCTGGGCGTGGGCATGGACCGGACGCACGAGCAGGTGACGCGTGACGTGGACGAGCACGGCGTGGGCTTCCTCTTCGCGCCCTCGCACCACAGCGCCCTGCGGCACGTGGCACCGGCGCGGCGAGAGATCGGCCTGCACACGGTGTTCAACCTGCTGGGTCCGCTGACCAACCCGGCGGGGGCGCGCTACCAGCTGCTCGGCACCTTCGCGGGCGAGCGGCTGGAGCAGACGGCGCGCGTCCTCTCCAGGCTGGGCAGCAAGCGGGCCTGGGTGGTGCACGGCCAGGATGGGCTGGACGAAATCTCCCCGTGCACGACCACGGACGTGGCGGAGCTGCGCGAGGACGGCTCGGTGCGGCGCTTCTCCCTCACCCCGGAGGACGCGGGGCTGGAGCGGGTGCCGCCCGAGGCCATCGTCGGAGGGGACGTGGAGGACAACGCCCGGCGCTTCAAGGCGCTGTTGGCCGGAGAGCGCTCCGGGGTGCGCACGGCGGTGCTGCTCAACGCGGCGGCGGCGCTGGTGGTGGTGGGCCGGGCGACGAACCTCAAGGAGGGCGTGCAACAAGCGGTGGAGGCCATCGACTCCGGCACGGCGGCGGCAAAACTGCAGGCCCTGGTGAAGGGAGGCACGACATGA
- a CDS encoding NAD(P)/FAD-dependent oxidoreductase, which produces MAGPEVIVVGAGLAGLTCARVLQQAKAKVRVLEASDGVGGRARTDVVDGFLLDRGFQVFLMAYPEPQRWLDYEALDFQRFFPGALVWREGKLHQVADPLRRPLRAAAHAFNKVGSFADKLHVLDLRQQSLAGSVEDVFHRRQRTALTYLRDVGFSEQMVDAFFRPFFGGVFLEKELSTSSRMLEFVFRMFATGATAVPAKGMGALAEQLAAKFPFGVVKLNSPVEEVWGHRVRLASGTVVEADAVVVATDAPAAEELLLGMPPRKMNAVTCLYFAAPEPPVRGPYLVLNGEGRGPVNNLAVMSEVAPAYAPEGQALVSVSVLETAEDLEELERRVREQLTEWFGGGVAGWRHLRTYAIPHALPAQQPELLEEPHRRVRMSPGLYACGDYRENGSIDGAMVSGRRAAEALLRDRDLPLP; this is translated from the coding sequence TTGGCGGGTCCGGAGGTCATCGTGGTGGGGGCGGGGCTGGCCGGGCTGACGTGCGCGAGGGTGCTGCAGCAGGCCAAGGCGAAGGTGCGGGTGCTGGAGGCAAGCGACGGAGTGGGGGGCCGTGCGCGCACGGACGTGGTGGACGGCTTCCTGCTGGACAGGGGCTTCCAGGTCTTCCTCATGGCCTACCCGGAGCCCCAGCGCTGGCTGGACTACGAGGCGCTCGACTTCCAGCGCTTCTTCCCAGGAGCGCTGGTGTGGCGCGAGGGGAAGCTGCACCAAGTGGCTGATCCGCTGCGCCGGCCGCTGCGGGCGGCGGCGCACGCGTTCAACAAGGTGGGCTCGTTCGCCGACAAGTTACACGTTCTCGACTTGCGCCAGCAGTCGCTCGCGGGCTCGGTGGAGGACGTGTTCCACCGGAGGCAGCGGACGGCGCTGACGTACCTGCGCGACGTGGGGTTCTCCGAGCAGATGGTGGACGCCTTCTTCCGGCCCTTCTTCGGCGGGGTGTTCCTGGAGAAGGAGCTGAGCACCTCGAGCCGGATGCTGGAGTTCGTCTTCCGGATGTTCGCCACGGGGGCCACGGCGGTGCCGGCGAAGGGAATGGGAGCGCTGGCGGAGCAGCTCGCCGCGAAGTTTCCCTTCGGGGTGGTGAAGCTGAACTCGCCGGTGGAGGAGGTGTGGGGCCACCGGGTGAGGCTGGCGTCGGGGACGGTGGTGGAGGCGGACGCGGTGGTGGTGGCCACGGACGCGCCCGCGGCGGAGGAGCTGCTGCTCGGCATGCCGCCGAGGAAGATGAACGCGGTGACGTGCCTGTACTTCGCGGCGCCGGAGCCACCGGTGCGAGGCCCCTACCTGGTGCTGAACGGGGAGGGGAGGGGGCCGGTGAACAACCTGGCGGTGATGAGTGAGGTGGCGCCCGCGTACGCGCCCGAGGGGCAGGCGCTGGTGTCCGTGTCGGTGCTGGAGACGGCGGAGGACTTGGAGGAACTGGAGAGGCGGGTGCGCGAGCAGCTCACGGAGTGGTTCGGTGGAGGGGTGGCGGGGTGGAGGCACCTGCGCACGTACGCGATTCCGCACGCGCTGCCGGCGCAACAACCCGAGCTGCTCGAGGAGCCGCACCGGAGGGTGAGGATGTCACCGGGGCTGTACGCGTGTGGGGACTACCGGGAGAACGGGTCGATCGACGGAGCGATGGTGTCGGGGAGGCGAGCGGCCGAGGCGCTCTTGAGGGACCGGGACCTGCCGCTGCCATGA
- a CDS encoding CPBP family intramembrane glutamic endopeptidase → MLLWTALVHVHPPYFFAWATLYCAVWNALSWKALGEEGRKRLRPRSADLLWGVALAGVLYVGARAVLWALCGGFSNFLCEPLMGVYARFGTGSVGAGLALALVIAPAEELFWRGAVQQALRPRLGRVGCTVVAAVLSSLALLAFREPLLALAAFPTSLAWGLLAEWRRSLAVSWVSHSLWDVLIVILLPAV, encoded by the coding sequence ATGCTCCTGTGGACCGCGCTGGTGCATGTGCACCCGCCGTACTTCTTCGCCTGGGCCACGCTCTACTGCGCGGTCTGGAACGCGCTCTCGTGGAAGGCGCTGGGCGAAGAAGGGAGGAAACGTCTCCGCCCGAGGAGCGCGGACCTGCTGTGGGGCGTGGCGCTCGCGGGGGTGCTGTACGTAGGGGCGCGGGCGGTGCTCTGGGCGCTGTGCGGAGGCTTCTCGAACTTCCTGTGCGAGCCTTTGATGGGCGTCTACGCGCGCTTCGGAACGGGCTCGGTGGGAGCGGGGCTGGCCCTGGCGCTGGTGATTGCTCCGGCCGAGGAACTGTTCTGGCGAGGCGCGGTGCAGCAGGCTTTACGGCCGAGGCTCGGGAGGGTGGGGTGCACGGTGGTGGCGGCGGTGCTGTCGAGCCTCGCGCTGCTGGCCTTCCGTGAGCCGCTGCTGGCCCTCGCGGCGTTCCCCACGTCACTCGCGTGGGGACTGCTCGCCGAGTGGCGCCGCAGCCTCGCGGTCTCGTGGGTGAGTCACTCGTTGTGGGACGTGCTCATCGTCATCCTGTTGCCGGCCGTGTGA
- a CDS encoding dipeptidyl-peptidase 3 family protein: MTRKLLSLAAAAMLFSGSASAAETQLASSRMPTAPELQRMTARFAPVDIQADISKLPDNERRALAKIVQAAKIMDPLFLRQVWAGNETLLLDLIEDTSPLGRERLHAFLLNKGPWSRLDHNAPFLPGVPAKPAEGNFYPAGASKADIEAWVKSLPETQQREATGFFTTLRRDPAGKFVSVPYSVEYQGELAQAAQLLREAAELTTQPTLKAFLSKRADGFLSNDYYPSEVAWMELDASIEPTVGPYEVYEDEWFNYKAAFEAFVGLRDDAETQKLAKFSGELQDLENNLPIDPKLRNPKLGALAPIRVINSIFSSGDANRGVQTAAFNLPNDERVAAEKGTKRVMLKNVQEAKFNRVLVPITQVALPAKDRKDVAFDAFFTHILMHELMHGLGPHNITVEGKQTTVRQALQASSSAIEEAKADISGLWALQRLVDKGVIGKEMERTMYTTFLASAFRSIRFGINEAHGKGIALQLNHFLDTGAVVVNKDGTFSVVPGKIRESVTSLTKQLMELQAAGNRAAAESLLEKMGVVRPEVKRVLDKLEKVPVDIEPRYVTAEKLAAEASAPAKK; this comes from the coding sequence ATGACCCGCAAACTCCTCTCCCTCGCCGCCGCCGCGATGCTCTTCTCGGGCTCCGCCAGCGCCGCCGAGACCCAGCTGGCCTCCTCCCGTATGCCCACCGCTCCCGAGCTCCAGCGCATGACGGCCCGTTTCGCTCCCGTCGACATCCAGGCCGACATCTCGAAGCTCCCCGACAACGAGCGCCGCGCCCTCGCGAAGATCGTCCAGGCCGCGAAGATCATGGACCCGCTCTTCCTCCGCCAGGTCTGGGCCGGCAACGAGACCCTCCTGCTCGACCTCATCGAGGACACCTCGCCGCTCGGCCGTGAGCGTCTCCACGCCTTCCTCCTCAACAAGGGCCCCTGGTCCCGGCTCGACCACAACGCGCCCTTCCTCCCCGGCGTCCCCGCCAAGCCCGCCGAGGGCAACTTCTACCCGGCCGGCGCCTCCAAGGCCGACATCGAGGCCTGGGTGAAGTCCCTCCCCGAGACCCAGCAGCGCGAGGCCACCGGTTTCTTCACCACCCTCCGCCGCGACCCCGCCGGCAAGTTCGTCTCCGTCCCCTACAGCGTCGAGTACCAGGGCGAGCTCGCCCAGGCCGCCCAACTGCTGCGCGAGGCCGCGGAGCTCACCACCCAGCCCACCCTGAAGGCCTTCCTCTCCAAGCGCGCCGACGGCTTCCTCAGCAACGACTACTACCCGAGCGAGGTGGCCTGGATGGAGCTCGACGCCAGCATCGAGCCCACCGTCGGCCCCTACGAGGTCTACGAGGACGAGTGGTTCAACTACAAGGCCGCCTTCGAGGCCTTCGTCGGTCTGCGCGACGACGCGGAGACGCAGAAGCTCGCGAAGTTCAGCGGCGAGCTGCAGGACCTGGAGAACAACCTCCCCATCGACCCGAAGCTGCGCAACCCCAAGCTGGGCGCGCTCGCGCCCATCCGCGTCATCAACAGCATCTTCTCCTCGGGTGACGCCAACCGCGGCGTGCAGACCGCGGCCTTCAACCTGCCCAATGACGAGCGCGTCGCCGCCGAGAAGGGCACCAAGCGCGTCATGCTCAAGAACGTCCAGGAGGCCAAGTTCAACCGCGTCCTCGTCCCCATCACCCAGGTGGCCCTCCCCGCCAAGGACCGCAAGGACGTCGCCTTCGATGCCTTCTTCACCCACATCCTCATGCACGAGCTGATGCACGGGCTGGGGCCCCACAACATCACCGTGGAGGGCAAGCAGACCACGGTGCGTCAGGCCCTCCAGGCGTCCTCCAGCGCCATCGAGGAGGCCAAGGCGGACATCTCCGGCCTCTGGGCCCTGCAGCGCCTGGTGGACAAGGGCGTCATCGGCAAGGAGATGGAGCGCACCATGTACACCACCTTCCTGGCCTCCGCGTTCCGCTCCATCCGCTTCGGTATCAACGAGGCCCACGGCAAGGGCATCGCGCTGCAGCTCAACCACTTCCTCGACACTGGCGCCGTGGTGGTGAACAAGGACGGCACCTTCTCCGTGGTGCCGGGGAAGATTCGCGAGTCCGTCACCTCCCTGACGAAGCAGCTCATGGAGCTGCAGGCCGCCGGCAACCGCGCCGCCGCCGAGTCGCTGCTCGAGAAGATGGGCGTGGTGCGTCCCGAGGTGAAGCGCGTCCTCGACAAGCTGGAGAAGGTCCCCGTGGACATCGAGCCGCGCTACGTCACCGCCGAGAAGCTCGCGGCCGAGGCCTCCGCGCCGGCGAAGAAGTAA
- a CDS encoding fatty acid desaturase: protein MRSHVPRGPWGILIALTVLGAWLGHLVWLLVGAHLSLASPLTWLHIALQAYLSTGLFITGHDAMHGTVSRHRWVNQTVGTAACFLFAGLSYRRLVVNHRAHHTDPTGPDDPDFSTRTQSFWPWFATFMVRYTTWPQLLVMAAKFNLLLFLGVAQWRILAFWVVPALLGTVQLFYFGTFLPHRRPDTPDMAPHHARSLPRNHLWAMLSCYFFGYHWEHHESPSTPWWRLWTMRDARVRSEARASGSPARM from the coding sequence ATGCGCAGCCACGTTCCTCGAGGTCCCTGGGGTATCCTCATCGCGCTCACCGTGCTCGGCGCGTGGTTGGGTCATCTCGTCTGGCTGCTGGTAGGGGCCCACCTGTCCCTCGCCTCGCCGCTCACCTGGCTCCACATCGCCCTGCAGGCCTACCTGAGCACCGGCCTGTTCATCACCGGCCATGACGCCATGCACGGCACGGTGAGCCGCCACCGGTGGGTGAACCAGACCGTGGGCACGGCCGCCTGCTTCCTCTTCGCCGGGCTCTCCTACCGTCGTCTGGTCGTCAACCACCGCGCCCACCACACCGACCCCACCGGCCCGGACGACCCCGACTTCTCCACCCGGACCCAGTCCTTCTGGCCGTGGTTCGCCACCTTCATGGTGCGCTACACCACCTGGCCGCAGCTGCTCGTCATGGCGGCCAAGTTCAACCTGTTGCTGTTCCTCGGCGTGGCCCAGTGGCGCATCCTCGCCTTCTGGGTGGTGCCCGCGCTGCTCGGCACCGTGCAACTCTTCTACTTCGGCACCTTCCTGCCCCACCGGCGGCCCGACACCCCGGACATGGCCCCCCACCACGCGCGCTCCCTGCCTCGCAACCACCTGTGGGCCATGCTCTCCTGCTACTTCTTCGGCTACCACTGGGAGCACCACGAATCTCCCTCCACTCCCTGGTGGCGCCTGTGGACGATGCGCGATGCCCGGGTCCGCTCCGAGGCGCGTGCTTCCGGGTCGCCCGCCCGGATGTAA
- the msrP gene encoding protein-methionine-sulfoxide reductase catalytic subunit MsrP: MRKKVPEPPSSEITSESLYLRRREFLKSAVLFTGTATGVGGGLQLLSGRPSGTDGGLPSAPGDAPKKKPRGPYDTDEAPTSYDDATTYNNFYEFGLDKGDPAENAHVLKPRPWTVVIDGEVNKPQTVDIDTLQSWFPLEDRVYRMRCVEAWSMVIPWMGFPLAGLLRRVEPTGKAKYVAFTTLKDPKQMPGQRTSVLEWPYVEGLRLDEALNPLTMLAVGLYGRVLPNQNGAPLRLVVPWKYGFKGIKSIVRITLTEQQPPTTWSRSNPREYGFFANVNPEVDHPRWSQATERRIGELRRRPTLPFNGYAEQVASLYSGLDLRRNF; this comes from the coding sequence ATGCGCAAGAAGGTGCCCGAGCCCCCGAGCTCCGAAATCACTTCCGAGTCGCTGTACCTGCGCCGGCGTGAGTTCCTCAAGAGCGCCGTCCTCTTCACCGGCACCGCCACGGGTGTGGGCGGCGGCCTGCAGCTGCTCAGCGGCCGGCCCTCGGGTACGGATGGTGGCCTGCCCTCCGCTCCGGGCGATGCCCCCAAGAAGAAGCCCCGCGGCCCGTACGACACCGACGAGGCCCCCACCTCGTACGACGACGCCACCACCTACAACAACTTCTACGAGTTCGGCCTCGACAAGGGCGACCCCGCCGAGAACGCCCACGTCCTCAAGCCGCGGCCGTGGACCGTCGTCATCGACGGCGAGGTGAACAAGCCGCAGACGGTGGACATCGACACCCTCCAGTCCTGGTTCCCGCTGGAGGACCGCGTCTACCGCATGCGCTGCGTGGAGGCCTGGTCCATGGTGATTCCGTGGATGGGCTTCCCGCTGGCGGGGCTGCTGCGCCGCGTGGAGCCCACCGGCAAGGCGAAGTACGTCGCCTTCACCACGCTGAAGGACCCCAAGCAGATGCCCGGCCAGCGCACCTCCGTGCTCGAGTGGCCGTACGTCGAGGGCCTGCGTCTGGACGAGGCCCTGAATCCGCTCACGATGCTCGCGGTGGGCCTCTATGGCCGCGTCCTGCCCAACCAGAACGGCGCGCCCCTGCGGCTGGTGGTGCCGTGGAAGTACGGCTTCAAGGGCATCAAGTCCATCGTCCGCATCACCCTCACCGAGCAGCAGCCGCCCACCACCTGGAGCCGCTCCAACCCTCGCGAGTACGGCTTCTTCGCCAACGTGAACCCCGAGGTGGACCACCCGCGCTGGAGCCAGGCCACCGAGCGCCGCATCGGCGAGCTCCGCCGCCGGCCCACGCTCCCCTTCAACGGCTACGCCGAGCAGGTGGCCAGCCTCTATTCGGGCCTGGACCTGCGCCGCAACTTCTGA
- a CDS encoding sulfite oxidase heme-binding subunit YedZ, translating to MASPPLPWLKPAFLVGGLSPLALLALQLARDTLGANPIERVLNQTGMLALILLVASLACTPLKVVAGWTWPMRVRKLLGLLGFAYAVLHFLTYVVVDQGLALATILEDIAKRPFITVGFLALVLLVPLAVTSTNRMVRRLGFPVWQRLHRLSYVAASLGVVHFFWRVKKDHTEPLVYGGVLALLFAIRVAEALRKRRARSGAPASAI from the coding sequence ATGGCCTCGCCCCCGCTCCCCTGGCTCAAGCCCGCCTTCCTCGTGGGCGGCCTCTCCCCGCTGGCCCTCCTGGCGCTCCAGCTCGCGCGGGACACCCTCGGGGCCAACCCCATCGAGCGCGTGCTCAACCAGACGGGCATGCTCGCCCTCATCCTCCTGGTGGCCTCGCTCGCGTGCACGCCGCTCAAGGTGGTGGCCGGGTGGACGTGGCCCATGCGCGTGCGCAAGCTGCTCGGCCTGCTGGGCTTCGCCTACGCCGTGCTGCACTTCCTCACCTACGTGGTGGTGGACCAGGGGCTGGCGCTCGCCACCATCCTCGAGGACATCGCGAAGCGGCCCTTCATCACCGTGGGCTTCCTCGCGCTGGTGCTGCTCGTGCCGCTGGCCGTCACCAGCACGAACCGCATGGTGCGCCGCCTGGGCTTCCCCGTCTGGCAGCGGCTGCACCGGCTGTCCTACGTGGCGGCCTCCCTGGGCGTGGTGCACTTCTTCTGGCGCGTGAAGAAGGACCATACCGAGCCCCTCGTGTATGGCGGTGTGCTGGCGCTGCTCTTCGCCATCCGCGTGGCCGAGGCCCTGCGCAAGCGGCGGGCCCGGTCGGGCGCTCCGGCTTCGGCCATCTGA
- a CDS encoding cytochrome P450, translating into MSNRFNLLAPDVRANPYPVYAELRRNRHLCQVDPGGMWAVTRYADVMTVMKNPLLFSSEGFGRAVKPAWLGHNPFADSMICMDPPNHTRLRALVNRVFGAPALARWEPRVRFYAEKFASRIPAGRTVDAVESFTSLLPSSIIGELLGLDASLRPRFRRWTDDLTSITGTAPDDLAKQAQVRDTVAEFEQYVSEVLELRRREPREDLVSDLLRARVESEALTEAEVHSFLFMLLVAGLETTVHLLSHTLRLLAEHPEVLARVRANRSLIPQLLEEVLRCETPVHSVPRHTTADTELGGVPLPKGSRLLVVLASASRDEEQFPNGERFDPERSGQHNLSFGHGIHFCLGAQLARMEARLGLEALLDHFSGFSKDPEPVVWNRSMTVRGPVVLPLRFHAA; encoded by the coding sequence ATGAGCAACAGGTTCAACCTGCTGGCGCCCGATGTCCGCGCCAACCCGTACCCCGTCTACGCCGAGCTGCGGCGCAACCGCCACCTGTGCCAGGTGGATCCCGGTGGCATGTGGGCCGTCACCCGGTACGCGGACGTCATGACGGTGATGAAGAACCCCCTGCTCTTCTCCTCCGAGGGCTTCGGCAGGGCCGTCAAGCCGGCCTGGCTCGGACACAACCCGTTCGCCGACTCGATGATCTGCATGGACCCGCCGAACCACACCCGGCTGCGGGCCCTCGTCAACCGCGTCTTCGGTGCCCCGGCCCTCGCCCGGTGGGAGCCTCGCGTGCGCTTCTACGCCGAGAAGTTCGCCTCCAGGATTCCCGCCGGGCGCACGGTGGACGCCGTCGAGTCCTTCACCTCGCTCCTGCCCTCCAGCATCATCGGAGAGCTGCTCGGGCTGGATGCGTCGCTGCGGCCCCGGTTCAGGCGCTGGACGGACGACCTCACCAGCATCACCGGCACGGCTCCGGACGATCTCGCGAAGCAGGCGCAGGTGCGCGACACGGTGGCGGAGTTCGAGCAGTACGTGTCCGAGGTGCTGGAGCTGCGGCGCCGCGAGCCGCGTGAGGACCTGGTGAGCGACCTGCTCCGCGCGCGGGTGGAGAGCGAGGCCCTCACCGAGGCGGAGGTGCACAGCTTCCTCTTCATGCTGCTGGTGGCCGGGTTGGAGACGACGGTCCACCTGTTGAGCCACACGTTGCGGCTGCTGGCGGAGCACCCGGAGGTACTGGCTCGCGTCCGCGCGAACAGGTCCCTCATCCCCCAGCTCCTCGAGGAGGTGCTGCGCTGCGAGACCCCCGTCCACTCCGTGCCGCGGCACACCACCGCCGACACGGAGCTGGGCGGTGTCCCGTTGCCCAAGGGCTCCCGCCTCCTCGTGGTGCTGGCCTCCGCCAGCCGGGACGAGGAGCAGTTCCCCAACGGCGAGCGCTTCGACCCCGAGCGCTCGGGCCAGCACAACCTGTCCTTCGGACACGGCATCCACTTCTGCCTGGGAGCGCAGCTGGCCCGGATGGAGGCACGCCTCGGCCTGGAGGCGCTGCTCGATCACTTCTCGGGCTTCTCGAAGGACCCGGAGCCCGTCGTGTGGAACCGCTCCATGACGGTCCGCGGTCCCGTGGTGCTGCCCCTGCGCTTCCACGCCGCCTGA
- a CDS encoding response regulator codes for MTPAHTPIPLAETTPRPFGALNAEAAKAFAAASASESRPFARPSPNVQPQRVLLVDDSRSIRTLLKIYLMARSFEYIEAESAEAALDVLKTQTVDLILTDFHMDGMNGADFAAAVRANRDVKVSKIPILMMTGDANAAEVRNKGQKAGINAFVRKPVSCAQLMTLVDTILPPPKKS; via the coding sequence ATGACACCGGCGCATACGCCCATTCCCCTCGCCGAGACGACGCCCCGTCCCTTCGGCGCGCTCAACGCCGAGGCGGCCAAGGCCTTCGCGGCCGCCAGCGCCTCCGAGTCGCGGCCCTTCGCCCGCCCCTCGCCCAACGTGCAGCCGCAGCGCGTGCTGCTGGTGGATGACAGCCGCTCCATCCGCACGCTGCTGAAGATCTACCTGATGGCACGCTCCTTCGAATACATCGAGGCGGAGTCGGCCGAGGCGGCGCTGGACGTGCTGAAGACGCAGACGGTGGACCTCATCCTCACCGACTTCCACATGGATGGGATGAACGGCGCGGACTTCGCGGCGGCGGTGCGAGCCAACCGCGACGTGAAGGTGTCCAAGATTCCCATCCTGATGATGACGGGCGACGCCAACGCGGCCGAGGTGCGCAACAAGGGCCAGAAGGCGGGCATCAACGCCTTCGTGCGCAAGCCGGTGAGCTGCGCCCAGCTGATGACGCTGGTGGACACCATCCTCCCGCCGCCGAAGAAGAGCTGA